A genomic window from Lotus japonicus ecotype B-129 chromosome 1, LjGifu_v1.2 includes:
- the LOC130728528 gene encoding pentatricopeptide repeat-containing protein At5g50390, chloroplastic-like produces the protein MEIPLSRFQTISRDQFQDFSFLGSSSKFSSFRYCFASKVRYWSYPFSQIRCSSSMEQGLRPKPKKIGHVERKVPVLEDAHVMKPSTSGLCSQIEKLALCNRYKEAMDLFEILELEGDGADVGGSTYDALVNVCVGLRSIRGVKRVFGYMISNGFEPDLYMMNRVLHMHVRCGLMLDARKLFADMPERDAVSWMTLIGGLVDSGNYAEAFEQFLCMWEEFNDGRSRTFATMVRASAGLGLIEVGRQIHSCALKRGVGEDSFVACALIDMYSKCGSIEDAQCVFDQMPEKSTVGWNSIISGYALRGYSEEALSIYLEMRDSGAKIDQFTISIVIRICARLASLEHAKQAHAALVRHGFGSDIVANTGLVDFYSKWGRMEDARHVFDRMHRKNVISWNALIAGYGNHGQGEQAIEMFEQMLRERVIPNHVTFLAVLSACSYSGLSERGWEIFYSMSRDHKVKPRAMHYACMIELLGREGLLDEAFALIRSAPVEPTKNMWVALLTACRMHGNLVLGKFAAEKLYGMEPGKLSSYVMLLNMYSSSGKLMEAAGVLKTLKRKGLTMLPTCSWIEVKKQPYAFLCGDKSHTQTKEIYQKVDNLMDEISRHGYIEEHEMLLPDVDEEEQRILKYHSEMLAIAYGLINTPDWTPLQITQGHRVCGNCHNAIKLIAMVTGREIVVRDASRFHHFRNGTCSCGDYW, from the coding sequence ATGGAGATTCCACTCTCACGTTTCCAAACCATATCACGGGACCAATTCCAAGATTTTTCCTTCCTGGGTTCTTCCTCAAAATTTTCCTCCTTTAGGTACTGTTTTGCCTCTAAGGTGAGATATTGGAGCTACCCATTTTCCCAGATTCGTTGTTCCTCTTCCATGGAACAAGGGTTGAGGCCCAAGCCTAAGAAAATTGGGCATGTGGAGAGGAAAGTTCCAGTTTTGGAGGATGCCCATGTCATGAAACCATCCACTTCTGGGCTCTGTAGTCAGATTGAGAAGTTGGCATTGTGTAATAGGTACAAGGAGGCAATGGACCTGTTTGAAATTTTGGAGCTTGAAGGTGATGGTGCTGATGTGGGTGGGAGTACTTATGATGCGTTGGTGAATGTTTGTGTTGGTTTGAGATCAATTAGAGGGGTTAAGAGGGTGTTTGGTTATATGATTAGTAATGGGTTTGAGCCTGATTTGTATATGATGAACAGGGTTTTGCATATGCATGTCAGATGTGGTCTCATGCTTGATGCACGCAAGCTGTTTGCTGATATGCCTGAGAGAGACGCGGTTTCCTGGATGACCTTGATCGGCGGACTTGTGGACTCTGGGAATTACGCTGAAGCTTTTGAGCAGTTTTTGTGCATGTGGGAGGAGTTTAATGACGGTAGGTCTCGCACTTTTGCCACCATGGTTCGGGCATCGGCTGGATTGGGTCTTATTGAGGTGGGAAGACAAATTCATTCGTGTGCTTTGAAGAGGGGAGTGGGTGAGGATAGTTTTGTGGCTTGTGCACTTATTGACATGTATAGCAAGTGCGgtagcattgaagatgctcaaTGTGTGTTTGATCAAATGCCGGAGAAGTCAACTGTAGGATGGAATTCTATTATTTCTGGCTATGCGCTTCGTGGTTATAGTGAGGAGGCTCTTAGTATATACCTTGAGATGCGTGATAGTGGTGCTAAAATAGACCAGTTTACTATTTCAATAGTGATTAGAATTTGTGCAAGATTGGCGTCATTAGAACATGCGAAACAAGCTCATGCTGCGTTAGTTCGCCATGGTTTTGGTTCAGATATCGTGGCAAACACAGGACTTGTTGACTTCTATAGCAAATGGGGTAGGATGGAAGACGCTCGACATGTTTTTGACAGGATGCATCGCAAGAATGTTATATCTTGGAATGCGTTGATTGCCGGATATGGTAATCATGGTCAGGGAGAACAGGCAATAGAAATGTTTGAGCAGATGCTTCGAGAAAGAGTGATTCCCAACCATGTTACTTTCCTTGCTGTTTTATCTGCTTGTAGCTATTCAGGATTATCAGAACGAGGGTGGGAGATTTTTTACTCTATGAGTAGAGATCACAAGGTCAAGCCTAGAGCTATGCATTATGCATGTATGATTGAACTATTAGGCCGAGAGGGCTTATTAGATGAAGCTTTTGCACTAATAAGGAGTGCTCCTGTCGAACCAACCAAAAACATGTGGGTAGCATTGTTGACAGCATGCAGAATGCATGGGAATCTAGTGCTTgggaagtttgcagccgaaaaGCTGTACGGAATGGAGCCTGGAAAGCTGTCTAGCTATGTGATGCTTCTGAATATGTATAGCAGTTCTGGAAAATTGATGGAAGCTGCTGGTGTCTTAAAAACCTTAAAGAGGAAGGGTTTAACAATGCTTCCAACTTGCTCCTGGATTGAAGTCAAGAAACAGCCATATGCCTTCCTCTGTGGAGATAAATCCCACACCCAAACAAAAGAAATATACCAAAAGGTGGACAACCTGATGGATGAGATATCAAGGCATGGTTACATTGAGGAGCATGAAATGTTGCTTCCTGATGTGGATGAAGAGGAACAACGCATTCTAAAATACCATAGTGAAATGCTGGCAATAGCTTATGGTCTTATCAACACTCCTGATTGGACACCTTTACAAATAACTCAGGGCCATCGTGTATGTGGGAATTGCCATAATGCAATCAAACTTATAGCCATGGTTACAGGACGGGAGATTGTGGTAAGAGATGCTAGTAGATTTCACCATTTTAGAAATGGGACATGTTCTTGTGGCGACTATTGGTGA
- the LOC130728529 gene encoding uncharacterized protein At5g19025-like, translating to MVYFDSSISLSKSSVDQPPSMANSLDLGSKPRNRKAVNSLQVPPCQRSQSAVVDVVIFVAVVAAFGFLLFPYVKAVMTESFKIGGVIMNLVREEVSGTPWIYVFIGVFVACAVFTTWLLVASTTRKCGNRYCKGLKKAAEFDIQLETEDCVKNSPSLSKDGTVKKGLFKLPCEHHRELEAELKKMAPPNGRAVLVLRAKCGCSVGRLEVPGPRKNRKMKK from the coding sequence ATGGTCTATTTCGATAGCTCAATCTCCCTCTCCAAGTCCTCCGTTGACCAACCACCTTCCATGGCGAATTCACTTGATCTCGGTTCGAAGCCGAGGAATCGGAAAGCTGTCAATTCCCTTCAGGTTCCGCCCTGCCAGCGATCTCAATCGGCGGTGGTGGATGTTGTGATTTTCGTGGCGGTTGTCGCGGCTTTCGGGTTTTTGCTGTTTCCTTATGTTAAGGCTGTGATGACTGAGAGTTTTAAGATTGGTGGTGTGATCATGAATTTGGTGAGAGAAGAGGTTTCTGGTACTCCTTGGATCTATGTGTTCATAGGGGTTTTTGTTGCTTGTGCTGTATTCACCACATGGTTGTTGGTGGCTTCCACAACAAGGAAATGTGGGAACCGTTATTGCAAAGGTCTCAAGAAGGCTGCAGAGTTTGATATTCAGCTGGAGACTGAGGACTGTGTGAAGAATTCTCCTTCATTGAGCAAGGATGGTACAGTTAAGAAGGGTCTGTTCAAGCTTCCTTGTGAGCATCATCGCGAACTCGAAGCCGAGCTTAAGAAGATGGCACCCCCCAATGGAAGGGCTGTTCTTGTTCTTAGGGCAAAGTGTGGCTGTTCTGTTGGCAGGTTAGAAGTTCCGGGTCCCCGGAAGAATCGAAAGATGAAGAAGTAG